Proteins encoded by one window of Arachis ipaensis cultivar K30076 chromosome B04, Araip1.1, whole genome shotgun sequence:
- the LOC107639248 gene encoding BOI-related E3 ubiquitin-protein ligase 1 gives MAVEAPHNLFPPQQFVSNTEFIKLSHNQYQQHNMMMDAGIITMNNNNKNTASTTTMPESLLMPLYASCDPNSINKSDSGLTYHHRISLPRKRSREDSIAESSNVLPLPQKSKLSSPFLHHHNNLLLHHLNSQHSEIDQLISQHTERVRLELEEQRTRQSRTFLTAIQEAVITKLKEKDDEIQRMGKLNFALQERVKSLCLENQLWRDLAQTNEATANSLRSNLEQVLAHVATDDHHQHHNNNNGYGYDDEAESSCASNNRHLRLEDDADDGGDSGAAAVRMCKKCGERESIVLLLPCRHLCLCTTCGSTVRNCPLCNSGINASVHVNLS, from the exons ATGGCAGTGGAAGCACCTCACAACCTCTTCCCTCCACAACAGTTTGTGAGTAACACAGAATTCATCAAGCTGAGCCACAACCAGTACCAGCAGCACAACATGATGATGGACGCTGGAATAATAACCatgaataacaacaacaaaaatacagcttcaacaacaacaatgccggAATCGTTGCTGATGCCTCTCTACGCATCCTGCGATCCAAACTCGATAAACAAATCAGACAGCGGCCTCACATATCACCACCGCATCTCTCTCCCTCGGAAGCGTTCCAGAGAAGACTCCATAGCTGAATCATCCAACGTCCTCCCGCTTCCTCAGAAAAGCAAACTCTCTTCTCCCTTCCTCCACCACCATAACAACCTCCTCCTACACCACCTCAACAGCCAACACTCCGAGATCGACCAACTCATCTCCCAACAC ACGGAGAGAGTGAGATTGGAACTGGAGGAACAGAGAACGAGGCAGTCAAGAACGTTTCTGACCGCAATCCAAGAAGCGGTTATCACGAAGCTGAAGGAGAAGGACGACGAGATTCAAAGAATGGGAAAGCTCAACTTTGCTCTACAAGAACGCGTAAAATCGCTCTGCCTCGAGAATCAGCTATGGAGGGACCTCGCTCAGACCAACGAAGCCACCGCCAACTCCCTCCGATCCAATCTAGAACAAGTCCTCGCTCACGTCGCCACCGAcgaccaccaccaacaccacaaCAACAATAACGGTTACGGTTACGACGACGAGGCGGAATCGAGTTGCGCCAGCAACAACCGCCACCTCCGCCTCGAGGATGACGCCGACGACGGAGGAGACTCCGGCGCCGCCGCAGTGAGGATGTGCAAAAAATGTGGGGAGAGAGAGTCGATAGTGTTGCTGCTGCCGTGTAGGCATCTCTGCCTCTGCACAACGTGTGGGTCCACCGTTCGGAACTGCCCTCTCTGCAATTCTGGCATCAATGCCAGTGTTCATGTTAATCTCTCTTag